Proteins from one Bacteroides zhangwenhongii genomic window:
- the argB gene encoding acetylglutamate kinase, with the protein MREKLTVIKVGGKIVEEEATLRQLLNDFAAIEGHKVLVHGGGRSATKIAAQLGIESKMVNGRRITDAETLKVVTMVYGGLVNKSIVAGLQARGVNALGLTGADMNVIRSVKRPVKDVDYGFVGDVEKVDATLLSDLIHKGVVPVMAPLTHDGQGNMLNTNADTIAGETAKALSALFDVTLVYCFEKKGVLRDENDDDSVIPQITRAEFEQYVANGVIQGGMIPKLENSFEAINAGVSEVIITLASAINDNGGTRIKK; encoded by the coding sequence ATGAGAGAAAAACTAACAGTAATTAAGGTGGGTGGCAAAATCGTAGAAGAGGAAGCCACCCTTCGTCAGTTGTTAAATGACTTTGCTGCCATTGAAGGACACAAAGTGCTGGTTCACGGCGGCGGTCGTTCGGCTACAAAGATTGCCGCACAACTGGGCATTGAAAGCAAAATGGTGAATGGTCGCCGTATTACTGATGCGGAGACATTGAAAGTGGTAACTATGGTGTATGGCGGTTTGGTCAATAAGAGTATTGTTGCCGGACTGCAGGCACGCGGAGTGAATGCACTCGGATTGACCGGAGCGGATATGAATGTGATCCGGTCGGTGAAACGTCCGGTCAAGGATGTGGATTATGGATTTGTTGGGGATGTGGAAAAGGTAGATGCAACTTTACTGTCGGATTTGATACACAAAGGAGTTGTTCCGGTGATGGCTCCATTGACACATGACGGACAGGGAAATATGCTGAATACCAATGCGGATACGATTGCCGGAGAGACGGCTAAGGCTTTGTCGGCACTGTTTGATGTGACGTTGGTATATTGTTTCGAAAAGAAAGGAGTGCTGCGTGACGAGAACGATGACGATAGTGTGATTCCGCAGATTACCCGTGCCGAATTCGAACAATACGTAGCCAACGGCGTTATTCAAGGCGGTATGATTCCGAAGTTGGAGAACTCTTTTGAAGCAATAAATGCGGGGGTGTCGGAAGTGATAATCACCTTAGCGTCAGCGATTAACGACAATGGAGGAACAAGGATAAAAAAATAA